Within bacterium, the genomic segment TGCCGTCGAGGAACCGCAGGAGATCGAAGGCCCGGCCGCGGCCGCGCAGGCGGCTCAGACGCGGCCCGGGGCCGGACGAAAAGACGCCGATCTCCACGCGATCGAGGTTGACGAGGCCGACGTACCCGATCGCGGCGGCCAGACGCTTCGCAAGCAGCAACTTGCTCGGCGTCCCCGCCGCCATCGAGCGGCTCGTATCGACCAGCAGATGGACATCGAGATCCTCTTCTTCGCTGAACAGTTTGACGAAGAAGCGGTCGAGCCGGGAAGCGATGTTCCAATCGATGTACCGGTAATCGTCGCCGGGTTCATAGGCGCGGTAGTCGTCGAACTCGATCCCGCGGCCGCGGACCAGGCTGCGCCGCTCACCGCGCTGGCGTCCCCGCACGCGCCGGCGGCTGACGAGGCTCAGGGCCTCGAGGCGCTGCAGAAACGCCGGATCGAGGAGCCCGGCGTCGCCCCCAGGCGGGGACGGGCCGGCGGAGGGAGGATCGCGACGCATCGCGGCGGCGGGCGCGCTCAGGCGTTGACCGCGGGGGCGGTCTCGGCCTCGGTGTGCCGGATCGCCTCCTCGATGATGCGCTCCGG encodes:
- a CDS encoding DUF58 domain-containing protein; the protein is MRRDPPSAGPSPPGGDAGLLDPAFLQRLEALSLVSRRRVRGRQRGERRSLVRGRGIEFDDYRAYEPGDDYRYIDWNIASRLDRFFVKLFSEEEDLDVHLLVDTSRSMAAGTPSKLLLAKRLAAAIGYVGLVNLDRVEIGVFSSGPGPRLSRLRGRGRAFDLLRFLDGIRPEGATDLGLALRRTIEGSARRGLLVLISDMLDPLGYEEGLLRARHQRLQTFVIHVLAEEELAPPLGGELRLVDVETGRAVEVTVDADALRAYAAARDAYLEGLQRFCFRHGIEYLRTASTVPADALVLRYLRQAGLVR